In the genome of Pseudomonadota bacterium, one region contains:
- a CDS encoding phenylphosphate carboxylase subunit gamma, translating into MMAIWDTYINIDFKDMPEEQERVAIIRDLTPGKYKYRSTFAEVKISKDAAKYPDQLWIRLGRGQLVPTPCSIKIIKFTSVIPKGL; encoded by the coding sequence ATGATGGCAATATGGGATACGTATATAAACATAGACTTTAAAGACATGCCGGAAGAGCAGGAACGCGTTGCAATAATAAGGGATTTGACGCCTGGAAAATATAAATACAGGTCAACATTTGCAGAGGTCAAAATATCAAAAGATGCAGCGAAATATCCTGACCAGCTCTGGATAAGGCTCGGCAGAGGACAGCTTGTCCCGACGCCCTGCTCAATTAAGATAATTAAATTTACGAGCGTGATACCCAAGGGGCTGTAA